The following coding sequences are from one Paenibacillus sp. JDR-2 window:
- a CDS encoding SDR family oxidoreductase, giving the protein MENIKDKVVIITGASSGIGEATAKLLADQGAKVVLAARREDRLQSVVNDIKQNGGEAVSVRADVVSSEDMKRLAQFALDKYGRIDVLVNNAGIMPSSRMNELRVEEWEQMIDVNIKGVLYGIAAVLPVMREQKSGHVINLSSTAGYHVSATSAVYAATKFAVRAISEGLRLEESADSGIRSTVVSPGLTNTELFSSITSPEVQAMASQIGGMGINPSSIARAIAFAINEPDDALVSEIMVRPTALA; this is encoded by the coding sequence ATGGAAAATATAAAAGATAAAGTGGTCATTATTACCGGAGCTTCAAGCGGAATAGGGGAGGCTACGGCGAAGCTTCTAGCTGATCAAGGCGCGAAGGTGGTGTTAGCGGCAAGAAGAGAGGATCGTCTTCAATCAGTCGTTAATGACATTAAGCAAAATGGAGGAGAGGCGGTATCCGTTAGAGCGGATGTCGTATCTTCCGAAGACATGAAGAGATTAGCTCAATTCGCCTTGGACAAGTACGGCCGTATCGATGTCTTGGTAAACAACGCAGGCATTATGCCAAGCTCCAGAATGAACGAGCTTCGGGTAGAAGAGTGGGAGCAAATGATTGATGTGAATATCAAAGGCGTATTGTACGGGATCGCTGCGGTATTGCCGGTTATGCGCGAGCAGAAGTCCGGTCATGTCATTAATTTATCCTCGACCGCCGGTTATCATGTATCCGCCACTTCCGCCGTATATGCGGCAACTAAGTTTGCCGTCCGGGCAATCTCGGAAGGGCTGCGCCTTGAGGAGTCCGCCGATTCGGGTATCCGATCTACCGTCGTTTCCCCAGGTTTGACGAACACGGAGCTCTTCAGCAGCATCACAAGTCCGGAGGTGCAAGCAATGGCCAGTCAAATCGGCGGAATGGGAATTAATCCATCCAGCATTGCGAGAGCTATCGCATTTGCGATTAATGAACCTGACGATGCGCTTGTGAGCGAAATTATGGTAAGACCAACCGCGTTAGCTTAA